A region from the Canis lupus dingo isolate Sandy chromosome X, ASM325472v2, whole genome shotgun sequence genome encodes:
- the BEX5 gene encoding protein BEX5, with protein MENVPQESKGEEQAPMQNEEAHPLEGGEGQEPGENIRADWAPPAHDVREDMPNRLVNNLDMIDGDADDMERFMEEMRELRRKIRELQLRYSLRILIGDPPHHDHHDEFCLMP; from the coding sequence atgGAAAATGTCCCCCAGGAAAGCAAaggagaggagcaggctccaatgcagaaTGAAGAAGCCCACCCTTTGGAAGGTGGTGAAGGCCAGGAGCCTGGAGAAAATATTAGAGCCGATTGGGCCCCGCCTGCCCATGATGTGAGAGAGGATATGCCCAATAGGCTTGTCAATAACCTTGACATGATAGATGGAGATGCAGATGATATGGAACGGTTCATGGAGGAGATGAGAGAGCTAAGGAGGAAAATTAGGGAGCTTCAGTTGAGGTACAGTTTGCGCATTCTTATAGGGGATCCCCCTCACCATGACCATCATGATGAGTTTTGCCTTATGCCTTGA